One window from the genome of Pseudomonas sp. L5B5 encodes:
- the copD gene encoding copper homeostasis membrane protein CopD gives MDHAFTVGLRLALYIDLMLLAGLPLFLLQAPGQLRAHWNLRQLNRLLMPCVLLGVLLSLVALARLALELDGENQLGQLRAATLHMLWTQTAVGQSWILRMAMLLGVLLALALTTRAVHGGLWLLAGCSATALATLAWNGHGAMSEGPRHYLHLASDILHLWAASAWFGALLAFVLLLRGGCLTTEDQPHLLASALKGFERTGGLIVLALLLSGVANHLMTSGPVVATLTESLYGRLLLLKLLLLAAMLGFAALNRFHLTPLLERSIQTGDPAPVLVALRRSLRMEASIALAIFALVAWLGTLNPEGN, from the coding sequence ATGGACCACGCCTTTACCGTTGGTTTGCGCCTTGCCCTGTACATCGACTTGATGCTGCTGGCAGGACTGCCGCTGTTCCTGCTCCAGGCGCCTGGGCAACTGCGTGCCCACTGGAACCTGCGTCAATTGAACCGGCTGCTGATGCCCTGCGTGCTGCTAGGCGTGCTGCTGTCGCTGGTCGCCCTGGCACGCCTGGCGCTGGAACTCGACGGCGAGAACCAGCTCGGCCAACTGCGAGCGGCAACCCTGCACATGCTGTGGACCCAGACCGCCGTCGGCCAGAGCTGGATCCTGCGCATGGCGATGCTGCTCGGCGTCCTCCTGGCCCTGGCCCTGACCACCCGGGCCGTGCACGGCGGCCTGTGGCTGCTGGCCGGTTGCTCCGCCACGGCCCTGGCGACCCTGGCGTGGAACGGACACGGCGCCATGAGCGAAGGCCCGCGCCACTATCTGCACCTGGCCAGCGACATCCTCCACCTGTGGGCGGCAAGCGCCTGGTTCGGCGCCCTGCTGGCCTTTGTCCTGCTGCTCAGGGGCGGCTGCCTGACCACGGAGGACCAGCCGCATCTGCTGGCCAGCGCCTTGAAGGGCTTTGAACGAACCGGAGGCTTGATCGTACTGGCCCTGCTACTGAGCGGCGTGGCCAACCACCTGATGACCAGCGGCCCGGTAGTCGCGACACTGACGGAGAGCCTCTATGGCCGCCTGTTGCTGCTCAAGTTGCTGCTATTGGCCGCAATGCTGGGTTTCGCCGCACTCAATCGTTTTCACCTGACACCCCTGCTGGAGCGCTCGATCCAGACGGGCGACCCTGCTCCGGTCCTCGTGGCCCTGCGTCGCAGCCTGCGCATGGAAGCATCGATAGCCCTGGCCATCTTCGCCTTGGTGGCCTGGCTGGGCACCCTGAATCCGGAAGGCAACTGA
- a CDS encoding DUF411 domain-containing protein — protein sequence MKHFLRLAALSALFFTTLAQAAAPIEIDVHRDANCGCCKKWIEHLQANGFKVKDHVESDMSAVKQRLGVAPRLASCHTAVIDGKFVEGHVPADQVLALSKRDDLLGIAAPGMPMGSPGMEMDGMGADAYQVIGLTRDGRDVLVADYPAR from the coding sequence ATGAAACATTTCCTGCGTCTGGCGGCCCTGTCCGCGCTGTTTTTCACCACGCTGGCCCAGGCGGCAGCGCCTATCGAGATCGACGTTCACCGGGACGCCAACTGCGGTTGCTGCAAAAAGTGGATCGAGCATCTGCAAGCCAACGGCTTCAAGGTCAAGGACCATGTCGAGAGCGACATGAGCGCCGTCAAGCAACGCCTGGGCGTCGCGCCGCGCCTGGCGTCCTGCCACACCGCAGTGATCGACGGCAAGTTCGTCGAAGGCCACGTGCCGGCGGATCAGGTCCTGGCCCTGAGCAAGCGCGATGACCTGCTGGGCATCGCCGCCCCGGGCATGCCCATGGGCTCGCCGGGCATGGAGATGGACGGCATGGGCGCCGACGCCTACCAGGTCATCGGCCTGACCCGCGATGGCCGTGACGTGCTGGTCGCGGACTATCCGGCCCGTTGA
- the copC gene encoding copper homeostasis periplasmic binding protein CopC → MSPLNTLARSLVLGSALLFATLAQAHPKLLSSLPAEGARGPAPERIELIFSETLTPQFSAAKLLMTAMPGMVHPEMPIKARISAGNDPRTLLVTPSSRLSAGSYKVQWRAVSADTHPITGALTFTVE, encoded by the coding sequence ATGTCACCCCTGAATACCCTTGCCCGCAGCCTTGTCCTGGGCAGTGCCCTGCTGTTTGCCACCCTCGCCCAGGCGCATCCGAAACTGCTGTCTTCGCTGCCAGCCGAAGGCGCACGGGGACCGGCGCCGGAACGCATCGAACTGATCTTTTCGGAAACCCTGACACCGCAGTTTTCTGCCGCCAAGCTACTGATGACCGCCATGCCGGGCATGGTCCACCCCGAGATGCCGATCAAGGCCAGGATCAGCGCCGGCAACGACCCCAGGACCCTGCTCGTCACCCCATCCAGCCGCCTGTCTGCCGGTAGCTACAAGGTGCAGTGGCGTGCGGTGTCCGCCGATACGCACCCGATCACCGGCGCCCTCACCTTCACCGTCGAATAA
- the treZ gene encoding malto-oligosyltrehalose trehalohydrolase yields the protein MPSSTPSTLRHGAVLLDAEHTRFALWAPDARQVSVELGNGQSVPMLPQPEGWFMIQTNCPAGSQYRFNIDGQIQVPDPASRAQGGDVHGPSLVVDPHAYRWQHRQWCGRPWHEAVIYEMHVGVLGGYQAVQQKLPALVELGVTAIELMPLAEFPGARNWGYDGVLPYAPEASYGTPEQLKALVDTAHGLGLAVILDVVYNHFGPDGNYLQRYASSFFREDRHTPWGAAIDFRRRPVRDFFIDNALMWLLDYRFDGLRLDAVHAIDDPDFLEDLARRVRQAIPAGRHVWLNLENEANQASLLQRGFDAQWNDDGHNALHVLLTGETEAYYADFAEQPTRQLARCLEQGFAFQGHINRHGQRRGEPSAHLPPSAFVLFLQNHDQIGNRAFGERLTQLAPSQALQAATVLLLLGPMIPLLFMGDEVAAQEPFLFFTSHQGELAEAVRQGRRDEFAAFSAFADATQRQRIPDPNALATFQASCPRPSPDQADTTRALYRELLQIRHRELVPRLPGTRALGAEVLAEGALTARWRLGDGSLLRIDLNLSAHRVELQPAGDPQLWFQHPPQALEHWRQGWLPAFSAVVQVEQPTAPDGERP from the coding sequence ATGCCTTCAAGTACCCCATCCACCCTGCGCCACGGCGCAGTGCTGCTTGACGCCGAACACACCCGCTTCGCCCTCTGGGCCCCGGATGCGCGCCAGGTCAGCGTCGAGTTGGGCAACGGCCAGTCCGTGCCGATGCTGCCCCAGCCCGAAGGCTGGTTCATGATCCAGACAAACTGCCCGGCGGGCAGCCAGTACCGGTTCAATATCGACGGCCAGATCCAGGTGCCGGACCCGGCCTCGCGCGCCCAGGGCGGCGACGTGCATGGCCCGAGCCTGGTGGTCGACCCGCACGCCTACCGCTGGCAGCACCGGCAATGGTGCGGCCGGCCCTGGCACGAAGCGGTGATCTACGAGATGCATGTTGGCGTTCTGGGCGGCTACCAGGCCGTGCAACAGAAACTGCCGGCGCTGGTGGAACTGGGTGTGACGGCCATCGAGCTGATGCCCCTGGCGGAGTTTCCCGGTGCTCGCAACTGGGGCTACGACGGCGTCCTGCCCTACGCCCCGGAGGCTTCCTACGGTACCCCGGAGCAGCTCAAGGCCCTGGTTGACACCGCCCATGGCCTGGGCCTGGCGGTGATCCTGGACGTGGTCTACAACCACTTCGGCCCCGACGGCAACTACCTGCAACGTTATGCCAGTTCGTTCTTTCGCGAAGATCGGCATACCCCCTGGGGCGCCGCCATCGACTTCCGCCGCCGCCCCGTGCGGGACTTTTTCATCGACAACGCCCTGATGTGGCTGCTCGACTATCGCTTCGACGGCCTGCGCCTGGACGCGGTGCACGCCATCGACGACCCGGACTTCCTTGAGGATCTGGCCCGGCGGGTGCGCCAGGCCATTCCCGCCGGGCGCCACGTCTGGCTCAACCTGGAGAACGAAGCGAACCAGGCCAGCCTGCTGCAGCGCGGTTTCGACGCCCAGTGGAACGACGACGGCCACAATGCCCTGCATGTCCTGCTGACCGGTGAGACGGAGGCCTATTACGCCGACTTCGCCGAACAGCCCACCCGGCAACTGGCCCGCTGCCTGGAGCAGGGCTTCGCCTTTCAGGGCCATATCAACCGCCATGGGCAACGCCGTGGCGAACCCAGCGCGCACCTGCCACCCAGTGCATTCGTGCTGTTCCTGCAGAACCACGATCAGATCGGCAATCGTGCCTTCGGCGAGCGCCTCACCCAATTGGCCCCTTCCCAGGCCCTGCAGGCCGCGACGGTGCTGTTGCTGCTGGGGCCGATGATTCCGCTGCTGTTCATGGGCGACGAAGTGGCGGCGCAGGAACCGTTCCTGTTTTTCACCAGCCACCAGGGCGAACTGGCTGAAGCGGTGCGCCAGGGTCGACGCGACGAGTTCGCCGCGTTCAGTGCCTTTGCCGATGCCACGCAGCGCCAGCGCATCCCCGACCCCAACGCCCTGGCGACATTCCAGGCCTCCTGCCCACGGCCCAGCCCCGATCAGGCCGACACCACCCGGGCGCTGTACCGCGAACTGTTGCAGATTCGCCATCGCGAACTGGTGCCGCGCCTGCCGGGCACTCGCGCCCTGGGTGCCGAGGTGTTGGCCGAAGGCGCCCTCACCGCCCGCTGGCGCCTGGGCGACGGCAGCCTGCTGCGGATCGATCTGAACCTCAGCGCACATCGGGTCGAGCTGCAACCCGCTGGCGACCCGCAGCTGTGGTTCCAGCACCCGCCGCAGGCCCTGGAGCACTGGCGCCAAGGCTGGCTGCCAGCCTTCAGCGCAGTGGTGCAGGTGGAACAGCCGACAGCCCCAGACGGAGAGCGCCCATGA
- a CDS encoding copper resistance protein B has product MTFFSCRLLSVSLFGLGLVTLQAAGAAVPASAPQPMPAMDHSQMSTMDDGMQTMDSASAPATSRTPIPLPSDADRRAAFPDVGGHGVHDKAINSFWLLNQLEYQDAERGSALAWEMNGWVGGDIDRLWLRSEGERSNGITEKAELEALWGHAIGPWWDLVGGVRQDFKPGSPQTWAAVGLQGMALYNFESQATAYLGEGGQAALRLKGDYDILLTNRLILQPTAEVNLYSRNDPRRGLGSGLADSEVGLRLRYELHRQFAPYIGVTWNRSYGKSADYSRDEGGERSETRLVLGVRLWF; this is encoded by the coding sequence ATGACATTTTTCTCTTGCCGATTGCTGTCCGTGTCCCTGTTCGGTCTAGGCCTGGTCACGCTTCAGGCCGCCGGGGCCGCCGTCCCGGCCAGCGCCCCGCAGCCAATGCCAGCCATGGACCACAGCCAGATGAGCACCATGGATGATGGCATGCAGACGATGGACAGCGCCTCGGCGCCTGCCACCAGCCGCACTCCGATCCCGCTTCCGAGCGATGCCGACCGTCGGGCCGCTTTTCCCGACGTCGGCGGTCATGGCGTGCACGACAAGGCCATCAACTCGTTCTGGCTGCTCAATCAACTGGAGTATCAGGATGCCGAGCGCGGTAGCGCCCTGGCGTGGGAGATGAACGGCTGGGTCGGCGGCGACATCGATCGCCTCTGGCTGCGCAGCGAAGGCGAGCGCAGCAACGGCATCACCGAGAAGGCCGAACTCGAAGCGCTGTGGGGCCACGCCATCGGTCCCTGGTGGGACCTGGTCGGCGGGGTACGCCAGGATTTCAAGCCTGGCTCGCCACAGACCTGGGCTGCCGTCGGCCTGCAAGGCATGGCCTTGTACAACTTCGAAAGCCAGGCCACCGCCTACCTGGGTGAAGGTGGCCAGGCAGCCCTGCGCCTCAAGGGCGACTACGACATCCTGCTGACCAACCGGCTGATCCTGCAGCCCACCGCAGAGGTCAATCTGTACAGTCGCAACGATCCTCGCCGGGGCCTCGGCTCAGGCCTGGCGGACAGTGAAGTCGGCCTGCGCCTGCGCTACGAACTGCATCGTCAGTTCGCCCCCTACATCGGCGTGACCTGGAACCGCAGCTACGGCAAAAGTGCCGACTACAGCCGCGACGAAGGTGGCGAGCGCAGCGAAACGCGCCTGGTGCTGGGCGTGCGCCTGTGGTTCTGA
- a CDS encoding YqaA family protein: MIHAYFGLFLAAFGAATLLPLQSEALLVGLLLNGQWAVLGLWLVATLGNVLGSLVNWWLGRRLERYQDRRWFPIAPRQLQRARKHYQRYGHWSLLLSWLPVVGDPLTLVAGVMGEPLKRFLLIVTLAKGARYAVLAWLTLGWIG, from the coding sequence TTGATCCACGCCTATTTCGGCCTGTTCCTGGCGGCCTTCGGCGCCGCCACCCTGCTGCCACTGCAATCGGAAGCCTTGCTGGTGGGCCTGCTGCTCAATGGCCAATGGGCGGTGCTCGGCCTGTGGCTGGTGGCGACGCTGGGCAATGTGCTCGGCTCATTGGTCAACTGGTGGCTGGGGCGACGCCTGGAGCGCTACCAGGACCGCCGCTGGTTCCCCATCGCTCCACGCCAGTTACAACGCGCCCGGAAGCACTACCAGCGCTACGGCCACTGGTCGCTGCTGTTGAGCTGGCTACCGGTGGTCGGCGACCCGCTGACCCTGGTCGCCGGGGTCATGGGCGAGCCGCTCAAGCGCTTCCTGCTGATCGTCACCCTGGCCAAGGGCGCGCGCTACGCGGTGCTGGCCTGGCTGACCCTGGGCTGGATCGGCTGA
- the glgA gene encoding glycogen synthase GlgA, translating to MISAVLDTQGEPLPQQTGGRSHPPVALPGSKTVLPLARQNPNRKRVLFVTSELADLVKTGGLGDVSAALPRAMAHLHDVRVLIPGYPQVLHSENPIHIIGELGGHAALPACKIGRMDMPDGLVIYVLICPELYEREGTPYGANNGRDWPDNHIRFARLGLAAADIAANLAQIHWCPDLVHAHDWPAGLTPAYMHWRGQRTPTLFTIHNLAYQGVVSLASCPELGIPEHALQQEGMEFYGKLSFLKAGMAYASHITTVSATYAREITTPDFGCGLDGFLASKTQQGLLSGIPNGIDESWDAATDPHLLCPFGIGDWKGKATNAAHVRQRFALEPSDGPLFAVVSRLVYQKGLDLTEAVAEFIVEAGGQIAIIGRGEPEEEHAMRELARRFPGRIAVHIGFNETDARRMFAGSDFLLMPSRYEPCGLSQMYAQRFGSLPVARNTGGLADTIDNGVTGFLFDESSVASYQEALERAFRVFARPALLHAMRCRAMAAPFNWCQAVEPYAELYEQLVAQTLGHAVR from the coding sequence ATGATCAGCGCCGTACTGGATACCCAGGGAGAACCCCTTCCACAGCAGACAGGCGGACGCAGCCATCCTCCGGTTGCGCTTCCCGGGAGCAAGACGGTACTGCCGCTGGCCCGCCAGAACCCCAATCGCAAGCGGGTGCTGTTCGTCACCTCGGAGCTGGCCGACCTGGTCAAGACCGGCGGCCTGGGCGACGTCTCCGCCGCCCTGCCCCGGGCCATGGCCCACCTGCACGACGTGCGGGTGCTGATCCCCGGTTACCCCCAGGTGCTGCACAGCGAGAACCCGATCCACATCATCGGCGAGCTGGGCGGCCACGCGGCATTGCCGGCCTGCAAGATCGGCCGCATGGACATGCCCGACGGCCTGGTGATCTACGTGCTGATCTGCCCCGAGCTCTATGAGCGCGAAGGCACTCCCTATGGCGCCAACAACGGTCGCGACTGGCCGGACAACCATATCCGCTTCGCCCGCCTGGGCCTGGCCGCCGCCGATATCGCCGCCAACCTGGCACAGATCCACTGGTGCCCCGACCTGGTGCATGCCCACGACTGGCCCGCCGGCCTGACCCCGGCCTACATGCACTGGCGTGGCCAGCGCACCCCCACCCTGTTCACCATCCACAACCTGGCCTATCAGGGCGTGGTCAGCCTGGCTTCCTGCCCGGAGCTGGGGATCCCCGAGCACGCCCTGCAACAAGAAGGCATGGAGTTCTACGGCAAGCTGTCGTTTCTCAAGGCAGGCATGGCCTATGCCAGCCACATCACTACGGTGAGCGCCACCTATGCCCGGGAAATCACCACCCCGGACTTCGGCTGCGGGCTCGACGGCTTCCTCGCCAGCAAGACCCAGCAAGGGCTGCTCAGCGGCATCCCCAACGGCATCGACGAAAGCTGGGATGCCGCCACCGATCCGCACCTGCTCTGCCCCTTCGGCATTGGCGACTGGAAGGGCAAGGCCACCAACGCCGCCCATGTGCGCCAGCGGTTCGCCCTGGAGCCGAGCGACGGGCCACTGTTTGCCGTGGTATCGCGGCTGGTCTACCAGAAAGGCCTGGACCTCACCGAGGCAGTGGCCGAGTTCATCGTCGAGGCTGGCGGCCAGATCGCTATCATCGGCCGAGGCGAACCGGAGGAAGAACACGCCATGCGCGAGCTGGCCCGACGCTTCCCCGGCCGCATCGCAGTGCACATCGGCTTCAACGAGACCGATGCCCGGCGGATGTTCGCCGGCAGCGACTTCCTGCTGATGCCTTCGCGCTACGAGCCCTGTGGCCTGAGCCAGATGTATGCCCAGCGCTTCGGTTCGCTGCCGGTGGCACGCAATACCGGCGGCCTGGCAGACACCATCGACAACGGCGTCACCGGTTTCCTGTTCGACGAGTCCAGCGTGGCCAGCTACCAGGAAGCCCTGGAGCGGGCGTTTCGGGTGTTCGCCCGTCCCGCCCTGCTGCATGCGATGCGTTGCCGGGCCATGGCCGCCCCCTTCAACTGGTGCCAGGCAGTGGAACCCTACGCCGAACTCTACGAACAGCTGGTGGCCCAGACCCTGGGGCACGCCGTCAGGTAA